The following are from one region of the Theropithecus gelada isolate Dixy chromosome 6, Tgel_1.0, whole genome shotgun sequence genome:
- the MFAP3 gene encoding microfibril-associated glycoprotein 3 isoform X1, translating to MKLHCCLFTLVASIIVPAAFVLEDVDFNQMVSLEANRSSYNASFPSSFELSASSHSDDDVIIAKEGTSVSIECLLTASHYEDVHWHNSKGQQLDGRGRGGKWLVSDNFLNITNVAFDDRGLYTCFVTSPIRASYSVTLRVIFTSGDMSVYYMIVCLIAFTITLILNVTRLCMMSSHLRKTEKAINEFFRTEGAEKLQKAFEIAKRIPIITSAKTLELAKVTQFKTMEFARYIEELARSVPLPPLILNCRAFVEEMFEAVRVDDPDDLGERIKERPALNAQGGIYVINPEMGRSNSPGGDSDDGSLNEQGQEIAVQVSVHLQSETKSIDTESQGSSHFSPPDDMGSAESNSNYKDGAYENCQL from the exons aTGAAGCTACATTGTTGCTTATTCACTTTAGTGGCAAGTATTATTGTGCCAGCTGCTTTTGTTTTGGAAGATGTGGACTTCAACCAAATGGTTTCACTGGAAGCAAATCGTAGTTCTTACAATGCATCCTTTCCCTCAAGCTTTGAACTCTCAGCAAGTTCCCACTCAGATGATGATGTCATCATAGCCAAAGAGGGAACTAGCGTTTCAATTGAGTGTCTTCTCACAGCCAGTCACTATGAAGATGTCCATTGGCACAATTCAAAAGGACAGCAACTggatggcagaggcagag GTGGAAAGTGGTTGGTTTCTGATAACTTCCTAAACATCACCAATGTAGCTTTTGATGACCGTGGGCTCTATACCTGTTTTGTCACCTCTCCAATTCGTGCCTCCTACTCTGTCACCCTACGTGTTATCTTCACCTCGGGAGACATGAGTGTCTATTACATGATTGTTTGCTTGATTGCCTTTACAATCACACTCATCTTGAATGTCACACGGCTGTGCATGATGAGCAGCCATCTTCGCAAGACTGAGAAGGCCATCAATGAGTTCTTTAGAACTGAAGGGGCTGAGAAACTTCAGAAGGCCTTTGAGATTGCAAAACGTATCCCCATCATTACCTCAGCCAAAACTCTGGAGCTCGCCAAAGTCACACAATTTAAGACCATGGAGTTTGCTCGTTATATTGAAGAACTGGCAAGAAGTGTCCCTCTTCCACCTCTTATTCTAAACTGTCGAGCCTTTGTTGAGGAGATGTTTGAGGCTGTGCGAGTGGATGACCCTGATGACCTGGGTGAAAGAATTAAAGAGAGACCTGCCCTGAATGCTCAAGGTGGCATCTATGTCATTAACCCAGAGATGGGACGGAGTAATTCACCAGGAGGAGATTCAGATGATGGCTCTCTGAATGAACAAGGCCAGGAAATAGCAGTTCAGGTTTCTGTCCACCTTCAATCAGAAACCAAAAGTATTGATACAGAGTCTCAAGGCAGCAGTCATTTCAGTCCGCCTGATGATATGGGATCTGCAGAATCTAACTCTAACTACAAAGATGGGGCATATGAAAACTGTCAGCTATAA
- the MFAP3 gene encoding microfibril-associated glycoprotein 3 isoform X2 codes for MSVYYMIVCLIAFTITLILNVTRLCMMSSHLRKTEKAINEFFRTEGAEKLQKAFEIAKRIPIITSAKTLELAKVTQFKTMEFARYIEELARSVPLPPLILNCRAFVEEMFEAVRVDDPDDLGERIKERPALNAQGGIYVINPEMGRSNSPGGDSDDGSLNEQGQEIAVQVSVHLQSETKSIDTESQGSSHFSPPDDMGSAESNSNYKDGAYENCQL; via the coding sequence ATGAGTGTCTATTACATGATTGTTTGCTTGATTGCCTTTACAATCACACTCATCTTGAATGTCACACGGCTGTGCATGATGAGCAGCCATCTTCGCAAGACTGAGAAGGCCATCAATGAGTTCTTTAGAACTGAAGGGGCTGAGAAACTTCAGAAGGCCTTTGAGATTGCAAAACGTATCCCCATCATTACCTCAGCCAAAACTCTGGAGCTCGCCAAAGTCACACAATTTAAGACCATGGAGTTTGCTCGTTATATTGAAGAACTGGCAAGAAGTGTCCCTCTTCCACCTCTTATTCTAAACTGTCGAGCCTTTGTTGAGGAGATGTTTGAGGCTGTGCGAGTGGATGACCCTGATGACCTGGGTGAAAGAATTAAAGAGAGACCTGCCCTGAATGCTCAAGGTGGCATCTATGTCATTAACCCAGAGATGGGACGGAGTAATTCACCAGGAGGAGATTCAGATGATGGCTCTCTGAATGAACAAGGCCAGGAAATAGCAGTTCAGGTTTCTGTCCACCTTCAATCAGAAACCAAAAGTATTGATACAGAGTCTCAAGGCAGCAGTCATTTCAGTCCGCCTGATGATATGGGATCTGCAGAATCTAACTCTAACTACAAAGATGGGGCATATGAAAACTGTCAGCTATAA